In one Bacillus sp. PK3_68 genomic region, the following are encoded:
- a CDS encoding EAL domain-containing protein, with protein MNPSKQGSAEEKKNAFHQAEAFAGLIRAMSPLNISILDALPVHIFLEDRHGRTLFANKLACEKNGKELHELIGKTSFDFFSPSVAEEIRCNDLEIWESKQLRMKEAIVDFDGKPTHMLAGTTIIQGEEDGEEYLLGFSFDISERIEAEEKLAKLAFYDPLTGLPNRRYIEHYGDGYLMTDQEGLSALLVFDLDYFKKINDSLGYEAGDLLLQETARRLRTLETENILAARISGDEFALLVSRANCISEISELCEKLLELFRQPFVVLEKKVPISASIGVSVYPRDGESLYSLLVHADLAVNVLKNSGKNGYQFFAVSMKESANQRLEKEILLSQGLEKGEFLLHYQPKISIRTKELYGVEALVRWNSEQGLIYPGEFIGLAEETGLIVPLGEWVLREACRQCKEWHEMGYTHLKVSVNVSAVQFQKQDFAELAAQILEETGLEPAALELELTESTVMEKPKEAAVILLRLQQLGVSISIDDFGTGFSSFSYLKQFPMNALKIDRSFIQNIEEEEADKAIAKAMISLARNLGLMIVAEGVENEKQMKILESADCDTAQGYFISRPLDADAFLNYMRNSQVK; from the coding sequence ATGAATCCATCCAAACAGGGTAGCGCTGAAGAGAAAAAGAACGCCTTCCACCAGGCAGAAGCGTTTGCTGGTTTGATCCGTGCTATGTCTCCGTTAAACATCAGTATATTAGATGCTTTGCCGGTTCATATCTTTTTGGAAGATCGGCACGGGCGGACGCTCTTTGCTAATAAACTGGCCTGTGAGAAAAATGGCAAAGAACTCCACGAGCTGATTGGCAAGACCTCGTTCGACTTTTTCTCCCCTTCTGTCGCTGAGGAAATACGCTGCAATGACCTTGAAATATGGGAGTCTAAACAATTGAGAATGAAAGAGGCAATTGTAGACTTTGATGGAAAGCCGACCCATATGCTTGCGGGTACAACCATTATTCAAGGCGAAGAGGATGGCGAAGAATATTTGCTCGGCTTTTCTTTTGATATTAGTGAACGAATAGAAGCAGAAGAAAAACTGGCAAAGCTGGCGTTTTATGATCCGCTAACTGGTTTGCCAAACCGTCGCTATATCGAGCATTATGGTGACGGTTATTTAATGACTGATCAGGAAGGGTTATCGGCGCTGCTTGTTTTCGATTTAGATTATTTTAAAAAGATTAATGATAGCCTTGGGTATGAGGCGGGTGACCTGCTTCTTCAAGAAACAGCCCGCCGTTTGCGAACACTTGAAACAGAAAATATCTTAGCCGCGCGTATTAGCGGGGACGAGTTTGCGCTTCTCGTTTCCCGCGCAAATTGTATAAGTGAGATTTCGGAGCTATGCGAAAAACTGTTGGAGCTATTTCGCCAGCCGTTCGTTGTTTTAGAAAAAAAAGTACCTATATCGGCAAGCATTGGTGTCAGCGTTTACCCGCGTGATGGCGAAAGCTTATATTCGCTTTTGGTTCATGCCGACCTCGCCGTAAATGTTTTGAAAAATAGTGGAAAAAATGGCTATCAATTTTTTGCTGTTTCGATGAAAGAGTCTGCCAATCAGCGTTTAGAAAAAGAAATTCTGCTTTCTCAAGGGTTGGAAAAGGGAGAATTTCTTCTTCACTATCAGCCCAAAATATCCATTAGGACAAAAGAGTTATACGGTGTGGAGGCGTTGGTTCGCTGGAATAGTGAACAAGGGTTAATTTATCCGGGAGAATTTATTGGACTGGCTGAGGAAACGGGATTGATTGTTCCTTTAGGAGAGTGGGTACTGCGGGAGGCTTGTCGTCAATGCAAGGAATGGCATGAGATGGGGTATACTCATTTAAAAGTGAGTGTTAATGTGTCGGCCGTGCAATTCCAAAAGCAGGACTTTGCCGAGCTTGCGGCCCAGATTTTAGAGGAAACAGGCTTGGAGCCGGCTGCCCTTGAATTAGAATTAACCGAAAGTACAGTAATGGAAAAGCCAAAGGAAGCGGCAGTGATTCTTCTTCGATTGCAGCAGCTTGGAGTGTCTATTTCAATTGATGATTTTGGAACGGGCTTTTCTTCATTTAGCTATTTAAAACAGTTTCCGATGAATGCCTTGAAAATCGATCGGTCATTTATTCAAAACATTGAGGAAGAAGAAGCTGATAAGGCCATCGCTAAAGCGATGATTAGTCTTGCTCGAAATTTAGGGCTAATGATCGTCGCTGAAGGGGTAGAAAATGAAAAGCAAATGAAAATTTTAGAATCAGCTGATTGTGACACCGCTCAAGGGTACTTTATCAGCCGGCCGCTGGATGCTGATGCTTTTTTAAATTACATGAGAAACAGCCAAGTTAAATAA
- a CDS encoding APC family permease has translation MENGRNSLKRTLTLAPLVLFGLAYMTPMISFGIYGVLAEATSGLVPIAYLVALIAMLFTAYSYGKMVKAYPVSGSAYTYTRKSIHPNLGFLVGWAVLLDYLFLPMVIWLIGSVYLQAAFPTVPVWIWVLSFIVITTLINLIGIRTTSRVNFLMMVFQFLVILLFIIFSTVSLMSGEGMGTLFSASAFIHSDMSFSLVLAGASVACYSFLGFDAVTTLSEETIDPKKTIPRAIFLVALIGGGIFVITSYFIYLVYPDFTKFQNIDSAGFEIAALVGGNLFSAIFLAGMITAQFASGLSAQASAARLLFAMGRDNVLPKKIFGFIHPRFSTPVLNLFTIAIIALLALKMDIATSTSFINFGAFVTFIFVNLSVIGHYYFKKGLRSGKHAFSYLVLPLIGAAFDAWLLINLDKHALILGGAWALIGFIYLLFLTKLFREAPPEMAIDDVDAAS, from the coding sequence ATGGAAAATGGTAGAAACTCTTTAAAAAGAACACTGACATTAGCACCGCTTGTTTTATTTGGATTAGCTTATATGACACCGATGATTTCATTTGGCATTTATGGCGTGCTGGCTGAAGCAACAAGTGGATTGGTACCAATAGCCTATCTTGTCGCATTAATAGCCATGCTATTTACGGCATATAGTTATGGAAAGATGGTGAAGGCCTACCCTGTATCCGGCTCCGCCTACACATATACGCGTAAATCGATTCATCCGAATTTAGGTTTTCTTGTAGGATGGGCAGTTTTACTCGATTATTTATTTCTTCCCATGGTGATATGGTTAATTGGAAGCGTATACTTGCAAGCTGCTTTTCCAACTGTGCCCGTGTGGATATGGGTCTTATCATTTATAGTAATAACTACTCTTATCAATCTCATTGGTATTCGGACGACTTCCCGAGTGAATTTTCTCATGATGGTGTTTCAATTTCTCGTTATTCTTTTATTTATCATTTTTTCCACAGTAAGTTTAATGAGTGGAGAGGGAATGGGAACGCTTTTTTCCGCAAGTGCCTTTATTCATAGTGACATGTCTTTTTCTCTAGTCTTGGCGGGTGCCTCTGTCGCTTGTTATTCATTTCTTGGCTTTGACGCGGTGACTACTTTATCGGAAGAAACTATCGACCCTAAGAAGACCATTCCGCGAGCGATCTTTCTTGTCGCTTTGATTGGCGGAGGCATTTTCGTTATTACTTCTTACTTTATTTATCTTGTCTATCCGGATTTTACTAAATTCCAAAATATTGATTCAGCCGGATTTGAGATTGCTGCTTTGGTTGGGGGCAACTTGTTTAGTGCTATTTTTCTTGCGGGAATGATTACCGCACAATTTGCTTCTGGTTTATCTGCTCAAGCGAGTGCGGCCCGCCTGTTATTCGCGATGGGACGTGACAACGTGTTGCCGAAGAAAATATTTGGCTTTATTCATCCACGCTTCAGCACACCTGTTCTTAATCTGTTTACAATAGCAATCATTGCTTTGCTGGCATTAAAAATGGACATAGCTACCTCCACTTCATTTATTAACTTTGGTGCCTTTGTTACATTTATTTTTGTGAACCTATCCGTTATTGGTCATTACTATTTTAAGAAAGGACTGCGATCGGGGAAACATGCCTTTTCCTATTTGGTCCTCCCATTAATTGGAGCCGCGTTTGATGCTTGGCTGCTTATCAATTTGGACAAACATGCATTGATCCTTGGAGGTGCATGGGCCTTGATTGGATTTATCTACTTACTGTTTTTAACGAAGCTTTTTCGTGAGGCCCCTCCAGAAATGGCGATCGATGACGTCGATGCAGCCTCATAG
- a CDS encoding GDSL-type esterase/lipase family protein has translation MKKQFFLSVVTVFLLVASLFPLNGKADGVRYVALGDSLAAGQTPHKEIGASYTDLIALSLQQTGQLSSFSKQLAFPGYSTGQVLEQLEKKEAQALIKTADLITISAGANDMLPLIQNDSTRRMLSYQPIPVAFALNGVRKNYVKIFEKIRKMNRQADIYVMGYYFPFPHVKEEQKPSVASQLTLLNEIIEQEAKRAGAYFVPVSGRFGTNARSLIPNPADVHPAPGGYLEMANSFIEVYAPGSRLIPTSILSQLPAPVPFSKLKKSHPSRSASRETSENSRKEKPAKKENGKTAAKEQGKSCKRGEYT, from the coding sequence ATGAAGAAACAGTTTTTTCTAAGTGTAGTCACTGTTTTTCTACTGGTCGCCTCCTTGTTTCCACTTAATGGGAAAGCAGACGGAGTTCGGTATGTGGCGCTTGGTGATTCGCTCGCTGCAGGGCAAACACCTCATAAAGAAATTGGTGCCAGCTATACAGACTTAATTGCCCTGTCTCTGCAGCAAACGGGACAGTTATCTAGCTTTTCAAAGCAATTGGCTTTTCCCGGGTATTCAACCGGGCAAGTATTGGAGCAGTTGGAAAAGAAAGAAGCACAGGCCTTGATCAAAACAGCCGATTTGATCACCATTTCTGCGGGAGCAAACGATATGCTGCCGCTTATTCAAAACGACTCTACCCGGAGAATGTTAAGCTACCAGCCTATCCCAGTGGCTTTTGCACTTAACGGGGTACGAAAAAACTATGTAAAAATATTTGAAAAGATACGAAAAATGAATCGGCAGGCGGATATTTATGTCATGGGTTATTATTTTCCGTTCCCTCATGTGAAAGAAGAACAGAAGCCATCCGTTGCAAGCCAGCTGACGCTTTTAAATGAAATTATTGAGCAGGAAGCAAAAAGAGCAGGTGCTTATTTCGTACCGGTTTCTGGGCGGTTCGGAACAAATGCCCGTTCGCTTATTCCTAACCCGGCAGATGTGCATCCGGCACCAGGCGGTTATTTGGAGATGGCAAACAGTTTCATCGAAGTGTATGCGCCTGGAAGCCGACTAATTCCGACAAGTATATTATCGCAGCTGCCAGCACCAGTGCCTTTTTCTAAGCTGAAAAAAAGCCATCCCAGCCGATCAGCAAGCAGAGAAACTTCAGAGAACAGCAGGAAAGAGAAACCAGCGAAAAAGGAGAATGGAAAAACAGCTGCCAAAGAACAGGGGAAAAGCTGTAAGCGCGGTGAATATACTTAA
- a CDS encoding carbon-nitrogen hydrolase: MNIALIQHKCVEDREKNVETAEGLIREAANRGAQIICTEELFGGQYFPQTIDVNKYEWAEPIPGPTCDRMQRLSQELGVVIIVSLYEYVRDGLYFNTVVVYEDGEYLGKYRKHHIPEGPQYIEKYYFTEGDTGYPVFKTKYGTIGVLICWDEWFPEPSRILALKGADVVFYPSAIGSEPDNPDLDTSQTWVDAIRAHGIHNNMFIAAVNRVGREDSNEGHMTFYGRSFISNPWGTIIKEAETKEDEIIMAEIDLAEITHARNVLQFHRDRRPDSYGELLKRVIE, encoded by the coding sequence ATGAACATTGCATTAATCCAGCATAAGTGCGTAGAAGACCGCGAAAAAAATGTAGAAACAGCTGAAGGGTTAATACGGGAAGCGGCAAATAGAGGAGCGCAAATTATTTGTACAGAGGAGCTTTTTGGCGGTCAATACTTTCCGCAGACGATTGATGTTAATAAATATGAGTGGGCTGAACCAATTCCAGGACCGACTTGTGACCGGATGCAAAGATTGTCGCAGGAGCTTGGCGTAGTCATTATCGTTTCACTGTATGAATATGTGCGCGATGGTTTATATTTTAATACGGTAGTTGTATACGAGGATGGAGAATATTTAGGAAAGTACCGCAAGCATCATATTCCTGAAGGCCCTCAGTATATTGAAAAATATTACTTTACTGAAGGAGACACCGGCTATCCAGTCTTCAAAACGAAGTATGGAACGATTGGCGTGTTAATTTGTTGGGATGAATGGTTCCCGGAACCATCCCGTATCTTGGCTTTAAAAGGAGCAGATGTAGTATTTTATCCTTCAGCCATTGGTTCAGAACCTGACAATCCCGATTTAGATACATCGCAAACATGGGTAGATGCGATCCGTGCTCACGGGATCCATAATAATATGTTTATTGCTGCGGTAAACCGTGTCGGTCGCGAGGACAGCAATGAAGGCCATATGACATTTTATGGACGGAGCTTTATTAGCAATCCATGGGGAACCATTATTAAGGAAGCTGAAACAAAAGAAGATGAGATCATTATGGCTGAAATTGATCTTGCAGAGATTACCCACGCCCGCAATGTATTGCAGTTTCATAGAGACCGACGCCCGGATAGCTACGGAGAATTGCTTAAGCGTGTAATAGAATAG
- a CDS encoding carbon-nitrogen hydrolase family protein: MKVAVAQFSPVLGDKQENIKKIIRFLKEAKRQAAEIVVFPELALTGYSIGERLPLMAETREGDSLKTIALYCKSLQIHALISFPEEEEGRYYISSTLIDENGLIVGVYRKTHLFHAETNYFTRGEGWPVFQTKFGKVGAMICYDLEFPEVSRLLRLNGADIILVNTANMVPYEKHQHVYMQSRAMENEVPVVICNRTGKEGELDFFGHSMAVNNEGEILFKLDSEEGIRTIDIQMDEERDPKLAYTSNLHSLVKKRLTHLI; encoded by the coding sequence ATGAAGGTTGCAGTAGCACAGTTCTCTCCAGTTCTCGGAGATAAACAAGAGAATATTAAAAAAATCATTCGTTTTTTAAAGGAAGCGAAGCGGCAGGCAGCAGAGATTGTTGTTTTTCCAGAGTTAGCGCTTACCGGCTATTCCATAGGCGAAAGGTTACCGCTTATGGCGGAAACAAGAGAAGGAGACTCATTAAAAACCATTGCGCTATATTGCAAAAGTCTGCAGATTCATGCCCTTATATCCTTTCCTGAAGAAGAAGAGGGGCGTTATTATATCTCAAGCACATTAATTGACGAAAATGGACTAATTGTTGGTGTTTATCGCAAGACCCATTTATTTCATGCAGAAACAAATTACTTTACACGTGGCGAAGGATGGCCCGTATTCCAAACGAAATTCGGAAAAGTAGGGGCGATGATTTGCTACGATCTGGAATTTCCCGAGGTATCCAGGCTTCTTCGCTTAAATGGGGCGGACATTATTTTAGTGAACACTGCTAATATGGTTCCTTATGAAAAGCATCAGCATGTGTATATGCAAAGCAGAGCGATGGAGAACGAGGTGCCGGTTGTTATTTGCAACCGAACAGGAAAAGAAGGAGAGCTTGACTTTTTTGGCCATAGCATGGCTGTCAATAACGAAGGGGAAATATTGTTCAAGCTTGACTCAGAAGAGGGAATCCGCACCATTGATATTCAAATGGATGAAGAGCGGGATCCTAAGCTGGCTTATACGAGTAATTTGCATTCGCTTGTTAAAAAACGTTTAACTCATTTGATTTAA
- a CDS encoding carbon-nitrogen hydrolase family protein, with product MIKIAIAQLRCELKKKEANLNRILQTIEEAKEKQADYVLFPELYLSGYALDEDLYSLAEPENGESIRRIQLQAKSSNVGAIVGFPELDNSLLYNSALLIGKNGNILGKYRKVHLYHQEKQWFTAGDSFPVFSLPEGDVGLMITYDMEFPEASRILALKNAQLLLVLAANMLPYQHYQDAFLRARALENHIYIGAANMVGLDSENIFFGESQVVHPSGKTIYKGRNNEELPVLPINLKEINREQGLLNYLQNRRPDVYQSEQLEANKN from the coding sequence ATGATTAAAATCGCTATTGCACAGTTGCGCTGCGAATTAAAAAAGAAAGAAGCAAATTTAAACCGAATTTTACAAACAATCGAGGAAGCAAAGGAAAAGCAGGCAGACTATGTACTTTTTCCGGAGTTATATTTAAGCGGGTATGCACTAGATGAAGACTTATATTCTTTGGCAGAGCCAGAGAATGGAGAAAGTATCCGACGCATTCAGCTGCAGGCTAAATCCAGCAATGTTGGCGCTATCGTAGGCTTTCCAGAACTAGATAACAGCCTCTTGTATAATTCAGCTTTATTAATTGGGAAAAATGGCAACATACTTGGGAAATATCGAAAGGTTCATTTATATCATCAAGAAAAACAATGGTTTACAGCCGGAGATTCCTTTCCTGTATTCTCCCTTCCGGAAGGAGATGTCGGCCTTATGATTACCTATGATATGGAATTTCCGGAGGCTTCTCGGATATTAGCTTTAAAAAACGCTCAGCTTCTACTCGTACTTGCAGCTAATATGCTTCCTTACCAGCATTATCAGGACGCCTTTTTACGTGCCCGGGCCCTAGAAAATCATATCTATATAGGAGCGGCTAACATGGTTGGTTTAGACAGTGAGAATATCTTTTTTGGTGAAAGCCAAGTTGTTCACCCTAGCGGCAAGACCATATACAAAGGACGAAACAATGAAGAACTGCCTGTTCTTCCCATCAATTTAAAGGAAATCAACCGCGAGCAGGGGCTGCTCAATTATCTGCAAAACCGTCGTCCAGATGTGTATCAATCTGAACAACTAGAGGCCAATAAAAATTGA
- a CDS encoding sigma 54-interacting transcriptional regulator: MTSLEDYSVNTSAGPLIAKSEKMRKIIDVIHRIANVDSTVLLLGESGVGKTMLAKYVHQQSMRHEQPFISINCSTLPENLIESELFGYEPGSFTGGKREGKTGLIESAEGGTLFLDEIAELPFAAQSKLLEVIQENKYRKIGSIHEKAANIRIIAATNKNLKELVQKKEFREDLYYRLYVVPLMVPPLRERRDEIPYLSQYFVQKFNQKYHRQFNLSSLLMEKFQSYNWPGNIRELENTIEQIVVTQSDQTGESWLLTDALTDTVFLSKEHILPLKQAKQQFEKELILRVYHLYKSTYKAAEVLQVDQSTIAKKLKKYREEEKKGVKP; encoded by the coding sequence TTGACTTCACTAGAAGACTATTCAGTAAATACATCGGCTGGTCCATTAATAGCAAAATCAGAAAAAATGAGAAAGATCATTGACGTCATTCACCGCATTGCTAATGTCGATTCAACGGTTCTTTTGCTTGGCGAGTCCGGAGTCGGCAAAACCATGCTGGCAAAATACGTTCATCAGCAAAGCATGCGACACGAACAACCTTTTATCTCTATTAATTGCAGTACGCTTCCTGAAAACTTAATAGAATCTGAACTATTTGGCTACGAACCGGGATCATTTACGGGTGGAAAAAGAGAAGGAAAAACAGGACTCATTGAATCAGCTGAAGGCGGTACGCTATTTTTAGATGAAATAGCTGAACTTCCTTTTGCGGCACAATCAAAGTTACTGGAGGTTATTCAAGAGAATAAATACCGGAAAATCGGAAGTATTCATGAGAAAGCAGCTAATATCCGGATTATCGCAGCAACGAACAAAAATTTAAAAGAGCTCGTGCAAAAGAAAGAGTTTCGGGAAGATCTCTATTACCGTTTATACGTAGTTCCCTTAATGGTCCCCCCTCTTCGTGAGCGCCGTGACGAAATTCCGTACCTCTCTCAATATTTTGTGCAGAAATTCAACCAAAAATATCATCGGCAGTTCAATCTGTCGTCCCTGCTGATGGAGAAGTTTCAATCCTACAACTGGCCCGGCAACATTCGTGAATTAGAAAATACAATTGAACAAATCGTTGTCACCCAATCCGATCAAACAGGCGAAAGCTGGCTTCTAACAGACGCTTTAACCGATACTGTCTTTTTATCTAAAGAACATATCCTTCCGCTGAAACAAGCGAAACAACAATTTGAAAAAGAGTTAATTTTGCGTGTGTACCATTTATATAAAAGCACTTATAAAGCAGCAGAAGTGCTACAAGTCGATCAATCAACGATTGCTAAAAAACTAAAGAAATATCGAGAAGAAGAGAAAAAAGGAGTAAAACCATGA